Proteins from a single region of Chromobacterium sp. ATCC 53434:
- a CDS encoding pseudouridine synthase has translation MELYRLLQQQGFGGRKECRQLIEYGLVEVDGEVVDDYRAQFELAGISSLTVDGEPWPLVIGPLYLLLHKPANYETSHKPQCHPSIYRLLPDQFANLDVSAVGRLDVDTTGLILLSNDGQFIHALSSPKKLVPKVYRVTLKHEATPELIAKLQSGVYLNDEAREFAADSVEQIDAHTIVLTITEGKYHQVKRMVAAASNRVEALHRASLGAIALGELPVGEWRHLSAEEKAAFGF, from the coding sequence ATGGAACTCTATCGACTGTTGCAACAACAAGGCTTCGGCGGCCGCAAGGAGTGCCGCCAGCTGATCGAATACGGGCTGGTGGAAGTGGACGGCGAGGTGGTGGACGATTACCGGGCCCAGTTCGAGCTGGCCGGCATCTCCAGCCTGACGGTGGACGGCGAGCCGTGGCCGCTGGTGATCGGCCCGCTCTACCTCTTGCTGCACAAGCCGGCCAATTACGAGACCTCGCACAAGCCGCAGTGCCATCCCAGCATCTACCGGCTACTGCCGGACCAGTTCGCCAATCTGGACGTCAGCGCGGTGGGACGGCTGGATGTGGACACCACCGGGCTGATCCTGCTGTCCAACGACGGCCAGTTCATTCACGCGCTCAGTTCGCCGAAGAAGCTGGTGCCCAAGGTCTACCGCGTCACGCTGAAGCACGAGGCGACGCCGGAATTGATCGCCAAGCTGCAGAGCGGCGTCTATCTGAACGACGAGGCGCGCGAGTTCGCCGCCGACAGTGTGGAGCAGATCGACGCCCACACCATCGTGCTGACCATCACCGAGGGCAAGTACCATCAGGTGAAGCGCATGGTGGCGGCGGCCAGCAACCGGGTCGAGGCGCTGCACCGCGCAAGCCTGGGCGCGATCGCGCTTGGCGAGCTGCCGGTCGGCGAGTGGCGGCACCTGAGCGCCGAGGAGAAGGCCGCCTTCGGCTTCTGA
- a CDS encoding NAD(P)H-dependent oxidoreductase gives MSRTVLLVYAQPEPTSLTRGLVDAAIDALTLQGHAVLQSDLYGMRWKAVLDADDFPDRADAKRLSFIAESGHAYANGSQPPDVAEEQRKLLAADAVIFLFPLWWYGMPAILKGWFERVFAYGFGYGYRGEGNRLRYGDGLLKGKRALLATTTGGGELDFGPRGINGPLKELLFPVTHGCLFYPGMDVLPTHAIYGVNRLGGEEIERQLDIWRQRLAGLFDEAPIPFRRQNGGDYPDGHQLAEHVAPDAEGISAHVAPPLGYAPRPLAEETAEQ, from the coding sequence ATGAGCCGTACCGTCCTGCTGGTCTACGCCCAGCCCGAACCCACCTCGCTGACCCGCGGCCTGGTCGATGCCGCCATCGACGCGCTGACGCTCCAAGGACACGCCGTGCTGCAGTCCGACCTGTACGGCATGCGCTGGAAGGCGGTGCTGGACGCCGACGACTTCCCGGACCGCGCCGATGCGAAGCGGCTGTCCTTCATCGCCGAATCCGGCCACGCCTACGCCAACGGCAGCCAGCCGCCCGACGTGGCGGAGGAGCAGCGCAAACTCTTGGCCGCCGACGCGGTGATCTTCCTGTTTCCGCTGTGGTGGTACGGCATGCCGGCCATCCTGAAAGGCTGGTTCGAGCGGGTGTTCGCCTACGGCTTCGGCTACGGCTACCGCGGCGAAGGCAACCGCTTGCGCTACGGCGACGGCCTGCTGAAGGGCAAGCGCGCCTTGCTGGCGACGACGACCGGCGGCGGAGAGCTCGACTTCGGCCCTCGCGGCATCAACGGCCCGCTGAAGGAGCTGCTGTTCCCGGTCACCCATGGCTGCCTGTTCTATCCCGGCATGGATGTGCTGCCCACTCACGCGATATACGGCGTCAACCGTCTCGGCGGCGAAGAAATAGAACGGCAGCTGGACATCTGGCGGCAGCGGCTGGCCGGGCTGTTCGACGAGGCGCCGATTCCGTTCCGCCGCCAGAACGGCGGCGACTATCCGGACGGCCACCAGCTGGCGGAGCATGTCGCGCCGGACGCCGAAGGCATATCGGCGCACGTGGCGCCGCCGCTGGGTTACGCGCCGCGGCCGCTGGCCGAGGAAACCGCCGAACAATGA
- a CDS encoding LysR family transcriptional regulator, with translation MDTRRLDLNLLQTLEALLEERNVTRAAARLHLSQPAVSAQLARLRDLFGDPLLLPAQRGMRPTAKAEQLLAPLQASLRQVRETLLTHQDFDPAQAAMTLQLACTDYTQAVAAIPLIKRLREAAPGIRVAVRNLEAARLQRQMESGEVDLALVSPDCAPSGLHARPLFEDRYVLISRPDHPAWRQGVTLASYLEQEHVVVSLGSGDFSTAVDVALAEQGAARRVALSVSSFLLVPEIVSQTDFIALMPQRLVSSRRVELDVRPCPFPVSGFGVGMTWHPRNHGHPGQRWIRRLLADLMAGTA, from the coding sequence ATGGATACCAGACGCCTCGATCTGAACCTGCTGCAAACGCTGGAAGCGCTGCTGGAGGAACGCAACGTCACTCGAGCCGCGGCGCGGCTGCACCTGAGCCAGCCAGCCGTCAGCGCCCAGCTGGCGAGGCTGCGCGATCTGTTCGGCGATCCGTTGCTGTTGCCGGCGCAGCGCGGCATGCGGCCGACCGCCAAGGCGGAACAGCTGCTGGCGCCGTTGCAGGCCTCGTTGCGGCAGGTGCGCGAAACGCTGTTGACGCATCAGGACTTCGACCCGGCGCAAGCCGCGATGACCTTGCAACTGGCGTGCACCGACTACACCCAGGCGGTGGCGGCGATTCCGCTGATCAAGCGTCTGCGCGAGGCGGCGCCGGGCATCCGGGTGGCGGTGCGCAATCTGGAGGCCGCCCGCCTGCAGCGCCAGATGGAGAGCGGCGAGGTGGATCTGGCCCTGGTCAGTCCCGATTGCGCGCCGTCCGGCCTGCATGCCCGCCCGCTGTTCGAAGACCGCTATGTGCTGATCAGCCGCCCGGATCATCCGGCCTGGCGGCAAGGCGTCACGCTGGCGTCTTATCTGGAGCAGGAGCATGTGGTGGTGTCGCTGGGCAGCGGCGATTTCAGCACGGCGGTGGACGTGGCGCTGGCCGAGCAGGGGGCGGCGCGGCGGGTGGCGTTGTCGGTGTCGTCCTTCTTGCTGGTGCCGGAGATCGTCTCACAGACCGATTTCATCGCGTTGATGCCGCAGCGGCTGGTGTCGTCGCGGCGCGTCGAGCTGGACGTGCGGCCATGCCCGTTTCCGGTGAGCGGCTTCGGCGTGGGGATGACGTGGCACCCGCGCAACCATGGCCATCCCGGACAGCGCTGGATACGCCGGCTGCTGGCCGACTTGATGGCGGGAACGGCTTGA
- a CDS encoding sigma-54-dependent Fis family transcriptional regulator, whose amino-acid sequence MSPTISLPLNELRRRFFAGQPLPGQALPPSILHSWQRCRSLGLPVGGHGGERLTDGELRERREANADWLGAARPALAGLFEHVSASGLVLIVADRRGWILDESGDIPFLDKAERLALAPGMDWSETARGTNAIGTALAAADCARVRGAEHYLERNRALSCAASPLLGPQGQLLGALDISGPGRKLGDAQWLALLAARGQIEAQLLEAAAHRGWRFDLHDDPRLLDSPAACRLAFDDDGRLLAANRAGLALCGLEPDGWQARQFAALFGQSLEHWLRRHGQAVGLLEIGARRLSARLRPPPRRPAAVAQAGRSVPDATPPMPDGLPETLFPTAVKLLEADIPVLLLGETGTGKDRLARALHAASSRRAAPFVAVNCAAIPEGLIEAELFGYQPGAYTGASRHGSKGRLREADGGVLFLDEIGDMPLGLQARLLRVMQEREVTPLGGGAAKRLDIRLVCATHRELRGLVADGSFRADLYYRLCHYPLTLPPLRERGDVAAIAQTMLDGMGAAQRGIALSPELALAFRGYRWPGNLRELSNLLSTLLALSDDGAALGLEHLPASLREDMAAQGHMVEDQAVAELLRRCGGNASAAARALGISRSTLYRRLGKTAK is encoded by the coding sequence ATGAGTCCCACCATCAGCCTGCCGCTGAACGAACTGCGGCGCCGCTTCTTCGCCGGCCAGCCGCTGCCCGGCCAGGCTTTGCCGCCGTCCATCCTGCATTCCTGGCAACGCTGTCGCAGCCTGGGCCTGCCCGTCGGCGGGCATGGCGGCGAAAGGCTGACCGACGGTGAGTTGCGGGAGAGGCGCGAGGCCAACGCCGACTGGCTGGGCGCGGCGCGGCCGGCGCTGGCCGGCCTGTTCGAGCACGTGTCGGCCAGCGGACTGGTGCTGATCGTGGCCGACCGGCGCGGATGGATTCTGGACGAGAGCGGCGACATTCCCTTCCTGGACAAGGCCGAGCGGCTGGCGCTGGCGCCGGGCATGGACTGGAGCGAGACCGCGCGCGGCACCAATGCGATAGGCACCGCGCTGGCGGCCGCAGACTGCGCGCGGGTGCGCGGCGCCGAACACTACCTGGAACGCAACCGCGCGCTGTCCTGCGCCGCCAGCCCGCTGCTCGGCCCCCAGGGCCAACTGCTGGGCGCGCTGGACATCAGCGGCCCCGGCCGCAAGCTGGGCGACGCGCAGTGGCTAGCGCTGCTGGCCGCCCGCGGCCAGATCGAGGCGCAGCTGCTGGAAGCGGCCGCCCATCGCGGCTGGCGCTTCGATCTGCACGACGATCCGCGGCTGCTGGACAGTCCCGCCGCCTGCCGGCTGGCCTTCGACGACGACGGCCGGCTGCTGGCCGCCAACCGCGCCGGCCTCGCGCTGTGCGGACTGGAACCGGATGGCTGGCAAGCGCGTCAGTTCGCCGCGCTGTTCGGCCAGAGCCTGGAACACTGGCTGCGCCGCCACGGCCAGGCCGTCGGCCTGCTGGAAATCGGCGCGCGGCGGCTGTCGGCCCGGCTGCGGCCGCCGCCACGGCGCCCAGCCGCGGTCGCGCAGGCCGGCAGGTCGGTGCCGGACGCTACGCCGCCGATGCCGGACGGCCTGCCGGAAACGCTGTTCCCCACCGCCGTCAAACTGCTGGAAGCCGACATCCCGGTACTGCTGCTGGGCGAGACCGGCACCGGCAAAGACAGGCTGGCGCGCGCCTTGCACGCCGCCAGCAGCCGGCGCGCCGCCCCCTTCGTCGCGGTCAACTGCGCCGCCATTCCGGAAGGACTGATCGAGGCCGAGCTGTTCGGCTACCAGCCCGGCGCCTACACCGGCGCCAGCCGCCACGGCAGCAAGGGCAGGCTGCGCGAGGCCGACGGCGGCGTGCTGTTCCTGGACGAGATCGGCGACATGCCGCTCGGCCTGCAGGCCCGGCTGCTCAGGGTCATGCAGGAGAGGGAGGTGACGCCGCTGGGCGGCGGGGCGGCCAAGCGGCTGGACATCCGGCTGGTCTGCGCCACCCACCGCGAGCTGCGCGGCCTCGTCGCCGACGGAAGCTTCCGCGCCGATCTCTACTACCGGTTATGCCACTATCCGTTGACACTGCCGCCGCTGCGCGAGCGCGGCGACGTGGCGGCGATCGCCCAGACGATGCTGGACGGCATGGGCGCCGCCCAACGCGGCATCGCGCTGTCGCCGGAACTGGCGCTGGCCTTCCGCGGCTATCGCTGGCCCGGCAATCTGCGCGAACTGTCCAATCTGCTGTCCACCTTGCTGGCGCTGTCCGACGACGGCGCCGCGCTCGGCCTCGAGCATCTGCCCGCCTCGCTGCGCGAGGACATGGCGGCGCAGGGGCACATGGTGGAGGATCAGGCCGTCGCCGAGCTGCTGCGCCGTTGCGGCGGCAACGCCAGCGCCGCGGCGCGGGCGCTGGGCATCAGCCGCTCCACCTTGTACCGGCGGCTGGGCAAGACGGCGAAATGA